CCGTGGCCTTGCGGCGTAAACATGATGACGTCGTCATACTGCAACAGTAAGATACGCCCTTCTTCTTCGACCGCAATGATCTTCACAGAGCCTTCCTTGCGCAGATTCCTCAGCTTAGCCAACTGCGCTCCACTTCCGTTTTTTTCTTTTGAAGCCTCCTGCAAGTTCAGCAATACTTTCTGCATCGTTTTCTCCAGCCGCTTGCGCGTCACCGGTTTCAATACATAGTCAATGGCGTTATATTCGAAAGCCTGCAACGCATATTCATCATAGGCCGTGACAAATACGATATACGTTTTTGGCAATAAGCACATCAACTCTTCCGCCACTTCCAAGCCGCTTACCTCAGGCATATGAATATCTAAAAAAACTAGTTCCGGCTGACAAAGCGCAGCCTTTTCCAGAGCGTCTACTGGATCGGTGACCGCTGCACAAAGCTGCAGCTCCGGGTACTGTCCTAAAAGAAATTCCAGTTGTTTCACCGCCATTTCTTCATCATCAATCACCATTGTCGAAATCATGCCTGCCACTTCCTTTCTTGGCGTTCCTGGGAATAAAAGCGGTAACCACTGTACCTTCCTGTAATTTGCTTATCACGTGCAACCCTTTGCCGTAATGCCGCTGCAACCGTTTATGTATATTGGGCAAGCCAATCCCCACGTCCGATACATTCTTTCCATCCAACAGCCGCTGCAAGGCAGCTTCTTCCATGCCAGGACCATCATCTTCTACACGCAGCATAGCTCCGCCTTCCTCTTCCCAAACAGAGATACGCACCGTACCGCCTTCGCGTTTAGAACACACACCATGCTTTACGGCATTTTCAACTAAAGGCTGCAAAATCAACGGCGGAATCAACGGATTCACTTTCTCTACCACTTGAAACACTACCTGCAGTCTAGAACCAAAGCGTGCTTTCTCGATAGCCACATACGAGCGGATCAATTCCAACTCTTGCTGCAGGGGAATCATGGACATGGCGTTAAAGCGAAATTTGTCTTGCAGATAGCTGCTCAATTCCTCCAACAGTTCTGCAGCTTGCTCCGGCTGAGTACGGCAAAACCCAATAATCGTATTCAGCGTGTTATAGAGAAAATGAGGCTGTATCTGCGCTTGCAAGGCCACAATTTCCGCTTCATAAATACGCCGCTCCGCATCATAGGCTTCTTGTGTATGAAGCTGCGCTTCCACGCGCGCTAAGAATTCCTGCCGATGGAAGGGCTTAGCAATATAATCATTTACTCCTGCCGCAAACGCAGCAGCAATATCTTCAGGACGATTGCGCACCGTTGCCATAATAACCGCAACGTCCCGTTCTGAGTGGTTCTTTCTGATTTCACGACAAACCTCAATGCCATTCAAGCCAGGCATCATCATATCTAAAATAACTAAGGCATAGGAGCGCAGCTCCATTTCACGAAGCACCGCCTGCCCATCGCCCACGCAAGTCGTTTGATATCCTGTATCTCGAAAATACTGACGGATCACTTCTAAATTGACTCGCTCATCATCTGCTATTAAAATCATGGGACCGCTTTGCCCTTCTTGCTGCTCTGCCGCTGCCAACGCTGGCGGCGCCAGTTTTGGCAGTTCCTTAGACTCTGCAACGATCTCAGAACGTGCTGGCACATGCTCCGTTTCTTGCCAAACCGGGAGCGTAAAAGAAAAGCAAGATCCTTCTTCTACTTTGGAGAACACCTCCAAGGTACTCTGATGCAGTTCCAGCAGACCTTGGGAAATATATAGCCCCAACCCCAGCCCGCTCCCGGGACCGCTACCTTGCTCAAAGGGATTAAAAATAAGCTTTAGCTGTTCTTGGGGAATGCCTATGCCTACATCGCGCACCTCTGCAATAACATCTCCTTCACTTATGCGAGCAGCCACTTTTACCTTGCTCTTCGGATAACTGAATTTAATAGCGTTGCGAACTAAATTATGAAACACTTGAATTAAGCGTTCTTCATCTCCATAAACCAACGGCAGCCCAGCAGGAATTTGATTTTCCAACAAAATCCCCTTCTCCTGGGCGGAAAAAGACTCCAAAGTTAGCACCATCTGCACAATATCTCTCAACGATACCGCTTTTCTATGCAAGATAACCTGGTGATTTCTCAAAACCGAAAAATCAACAATCTCATCTACCAAATTCGCCAAACGACTGCCGCTCCGGCAAATAATTTCGAGATTTTCCAACACCGGAGTCTCTGCGGCCATGTTTCGCGTACTCTCCGCCAAACCAATCATGCCATGCAGGGGCGTTTTCAGTTCGTGAGATACCTGCGCTAAAAAATCGTCTTTCATACGGTCCAGACTTACTAACCGTTCTTGTGTTTGCTTCAGCTCTTCATTGCGCATTTGCAGCATTTCTTGTTCCCGCTTGCTGCGACGCCAATTGACCGTTAAGAATACCATGCCCGCCGTCATGACGGCGCCCAAAATCAACATGCCCGCAATGGTTAATACCAGCAAGGACAATTTGTCCGCCGGCATAAACAGCTCTTTTTCGTCTACCACGCTGACCAAGGTCCACCCGGCTACCGGAATGGGATGATAAAAGACAATCTTCTTAGCTCCATTCTCGTCATAACGAAGAAAGCCGGAGCGCCCCTCGGCGATAAGCCCCTGCAACTGTTCCAGATTGACATCGTCTACATTTCCTAAATTTTGACGCATAACCCATTCGTCGCGGGGATGAACAATAAACGTTCCGTCTGCTGCCAGCAGCATTTCATACCCGTTATGTCCATAAATAGCTTGCTGCGCAATTTTTTGAATAGCTTCCATAGCCAAGCTGGCAGCAGCTCCAGCCACAACTTTGCCGCTTTCGTCTTTGCGCCAAGCAATCATTAGCACCATATTTCGATTATACGCCTCGGAATAGGCTGGCTTAAAAATGGCGTCATACGGCGTCCTCCCGGTATAACGCCGTCCGGCTTCCTCCGCTGCCGCCTTAGCCCAAGCATCCGTACGGAGAGTTCCCTCTCTCACATTATAATAGCGCGCCTGCAAATGACCCAGCTGTTCCGTCCGGCCCCAGTCATCCGTCTCTAAGGCATTGATAAT
The nucleotide sequence above comes from uncultured Anaeromusa sp.. Encoded proteins:
- a CDS encoding LytTR family DNA-binding domain-containing protein; amino-acid sequence: MISTMVIDDEEMAVKQLEFLLGQYPELQLCAAVTDPVDALEKAALCQPELVFLDIHMPEVSGLEVAEELMCLLPKTYIVFVTAYDEYALQAFEYNAIDYVLKPVTRKRLEKTMQKVLLNLQEASKEKNGSGAQLAKLRNLRKEGSVKIIAVEEEGRILLLQYDDVIMFTPQGHGALIHTKDKVYRTRQSMQYWEERLEEFNFFRCHKSYLVNFNRIEKLLPMFNNTYLLKLADYPKEIPVSRSKAKELSQILGL
- a CDS encoding ATP-binding protein; the protein is MRRILEKSKLAILALGLVLAGLLAVAAVTYWEFNEVIEAELINTMEVRTQESASHINTLLAGQLGEVQETVNSPVLAQVLRLNPQLDFSRRDESVELIDELNQARWKYVSAAYPQQYAALHIINALETDDWGRTEQLGHLQARYYNVREGTLRTDAWAKAAAEEAGRRYTGRTPYDAIFKPAYSEAYNRNMVLMIAWRKDESGKVVAGAAASLAMEAIQKIAQQAIYGHNGYEMLLAADGTFIVHPRDEWVMRQNLGNVDDVNLEQLQGLIAEGRSGFLRYDENGAKKIVFYHPIPVAGWTLVSVVDEKELFMPADKLSLLVLTIAGMLILGAVMTAGMVFLTVNWRRSKREQEMLQMRNEELKQTQERLVSLDRMKDDFLAQVSHELKTPLHGMIGLAESTRNMAAETPVLENLEIICRSGSRLANLVDEIVDFSVLRNHQVILHRKAVSLRDIVQMVLTLESFSAQEKGILLENQIPAGLPLVYGDEERLIQVFHNLVRNAIKFSYPKSKVKVAARISEGDVIAEVRDVGIGIPQEQLKLIFNPFEQGSGPGSGLGLGLYISQGLLELHQSTLEVFSKVEEGSCFSFTLPVWQETEHVPARSEIVAESKELPKLAPPALAAAEQQEGQSGPMILIADDERVNLEVIRQYFRDTGYQTTCVGDGQAVLREMELRSYALVILDMMMPGLNGIEVCREIRKNHSERDVAVIMATVRNRPEDIAAAFAAGVNDYIAKPFHRQEFLARVEAQLHTQEAYDAERRIYEAEIVALQAQIQPHFLYNTLNTIIGFCRTQPEQAAELLEELSSYLQDKFRFNAMSMIPLQQELELIRSYVAIEKARFGSRLQVVFQVVEKVNPLIPPLILQPLVENAVKHGVCSKREGGTVRISVWEEEGGAMLRVEDDGPGMEEAALQRLLDGKNVSDVGIGLPNIHKRLQRHYGKGLHVISKLQEGTVVTAFIPRNAKKGSGRHDFDNGD